The Diaphorobacter ruginosibacter genome contains a region encoding:
- a CDS encoding Bug family tripartite tricarboxylate transporter substrate binding protein produces the protein MNIPRRTLLSALIAAAGMSSIAPAAMAQPQNWPSKPVRLIVAYPPGGATDIQARIVGQRLSEKWKQPVIVENKPGGNTVIATEAVIKSPPDGHTLLLTAMPFMLNKFLMDKLPYEPLKDFVPVTPLTTISNVLVAAPTVGVKNVQELIAKAKASPGVISFASTGTATSTHLSGELFSSMADVKLMHVPYKGSAPAQQDLLAGRVDIMFDNGVLQQIKAGRVVPLAVTSPKRLPWLPNVPTVIEQGLPGYEASAWYGIFVPAGTPRDIVNQLASDITEVVRSPEVQPKWESIGATAGGGTPEEFARYLAQDTERWGKLIKERDIKY, from the coding sequence ATGAACATCCCACGCCGTACCCTGCTCAGCGCGCTGATCGCCGCTGCCGGCATGTCCTCCATCGCGCCTGCAGCGATGGCCCAGCCCCAGAACTGGCCGAGCAAGCCGGTGCGCCTGATCGTCGCGTATCCACCGGGCGGAGCGACCGACATCCAGGCGCGCATCGTCGGGCAGCGCTTGTCGGAAAAATGGAAGCAGCCCGTGATCGTCGAAAACAAGCCGGGCGGCAACACGGTGATCGCGACCGAGGCGGTCATCAAGTCGCCGCCGGACGGACACACGCTGCTGCTGACGGCGATGCCGTTCATGCTCAACAAGTTCCTGATGGACAAGCTGCCGTACGAACCGCTCAAGGACTTTGTTCCCGTCACGCCGCTGACCACGATCTCGAACGTGCTCGTGGCCGCGCCCACCGTGGGCGTGAAGAATGTGCAGGAACTGATTGCCAAGGCCAAGGCGTCGCCGGGAGTCATCTCGTTCGCCTCCACAGGCACGGCCACGTCCACCCACCTTTCGGGCGAACTGTTCTCCAGCATGGCCGACGTGAAGCTCATGCACGTGCCCTACAAGGGAAGCGCACCGGCGCAGCAGGACCTGCTGGCCGGACGCGTGGACATCATGTTCGATAACGGCGTGCTCCAGCAGATCAAGGCGGGGCGCGTCGTGCCGCTTGCGGTCACGTCGCCCAAACGCCTGCCGTGGCTGCCCAACGTGCCCACGGTGATCGAGCAGGGGCTGCCCGGCTACGAGGCCTCGGCGTGGTACGGGATCTTCGTGCCCGCGGGAACACCCAGGGACATCGTGAACCAGCTCGCCTCGGACATCACCGAGGTCGTCCGCAGCCCTGAAGTGCAGCCGAAATGGGAGTCCATCGGCGCCACCGCCGGCGGCGGCACACCCGAGGAATTCGCCAGGTACCTGGCGCAGGACACCGAGCGCTGGGGCAAGCTCATCAAGGAGCGGGATATCAAGTACTGA
- a CDS encoding helix-turn-helix domain-containing protein, translating to MTAKTKFKSDAFEAIHASAQALHRIGAIDKATLRTFDDSCIAPTPEIGPEQIKRIRIENNLSQPIFAMYLNTTESTVQKWETGANRPSGTALKLLHIVQKHGLKILS from the coding sequence ATGACTGCCAAGACTAAGTTCAAAAGCGATGCCTTCGAGGCAATCCATGCGTCTGCGCAGGCACTGCACAGGATTGGCGCAATCGACAAGGCCACACTGCGGACCTTTGACGACTCCTGTATTGCGCCCACACCGGAAATCGGCCCCGAGCAAATCAAGCGCATCCGCATCGAAAACAATCTGAGCCAGCCGATATTCGCCATGTACCTCAACACCACCGAGTCCACCGTTCAGAAATGGGAAACCGGCGCCAACCGACCCAGCGGCACGGCCCTCAAGCTGCTGCACATCGTGCAAAAGCATGGACTCAAAATACTGAGTTGA
- a CDS encoding type II toxin-antitoxin system RelE/ParE family toxin — protein sequence MTHVVQKKRSPPLRDAMSPRVFKSSWFDKAARKALITDEELCHAARQAMQGQADDLGGGVYKKRLNGNRHRSIVLARGGHYWVYQFLFAKKERANIEDSELASFRHLARQYSQLSPEQVAQMLAIREFLEICHDCQD from the coding sequence ATGACCCACGTCGTGCAGAAAAAGCGCTCGCCCCCGCTCCGGGATGCCATGTCCCCGCGGGTTTTCAAATCTTCCTGGTTCGACAAGGCTGCCCGTAAGGCATTGATCACCGACGAAGAGCTATGCCATGCGGCAAGACAGGCGATGCAAGGACAAGCCGACGATCTTGGCGGAGGCGTGTACAAAAAGCGCCTGAACGGCAACAGGCACAGATCCATCGTACTTGCCAGAGGTGGGCACTATTGGGTGTACCAGTTCCTGTTCGCCAAGAAGGAGCGCGCCAATATTGAAGATTCGGAGCTGGCTTCGTTCCGGCACCTGGCCAGGCAGTATTCGCAACTCAGCCCGGAGCAGGTGGCGCAGATGCTTGCGATCCGCGAATTCCTGGAGATCTGCCATGACTGCCAAGACTAA
- a CDS encoding glycerate kinase type-2 family protein — translation MMTGTTAPADLLRRMFDAAVASAQPALCVPPHLPTPRQLEGGRLIVIGAGKASAAMAEAVETHWSGPLSGLVVTRYGYGAPCSRIEIVEAAHPVPDAAGLQAAQRMLELVRGLKPEDTVLCLISGGGSALLPMPLPGLTLEDKQAINQALLQSGATIGEMNCVRRHLSAIKGGRLAAACHPARVITLLMSDVPGDSPVDIASGPTVADPSTCADALAIVRRYGIALPPAARRLLEEGDAAESIKPGDARLARSETRMVATPQMALEAAADVARRAGYAAHILGDAIEGEARDVGKVLAGIALQTANRDQPFRTPCVLLSGGETTVTLRGTGRGGRNVECLLSLALALRGHPEIHALMGDTDGVDGAEDIAGAIAGPQTLDRAWALGLRPADELANNNGHGFFQALGDSVITGPTRTNVNDFRAILVTD, via the coding sequence ATGATGACAGGCACCACAGCGCCGGCGGACCTGCTGCGCCGCATGTTCGATGCAGCCGTGGCGAGCGCCCAGCCCGCGCTGTGCGTGCCGCCGCACCTGCCCACACCCCGGCAACTGGAAGGTGGCAGGCTCATCGTGATAGGTGCGGGCAAGGCCTCGGCCGCCATGGCGGAAGCGGTCGAGACGCACTGGAGCGGGCCGCTCTCGGGACTCGTCGTCACCCGCTATGGCTACGGTGCGCCCTGCTCGCGCATCGAGATCGTCGAAGCCGCGCACCCCGTTCCCGACGCCGCGGGCCTGCAGGCCGCCCAGCGCATGCTGGAGCTGGTGCGAGGACTGAAGCCGGAAGACACCGTGCTGTGCCTGATCTCGGGCGGCGGCTCCGCGCTGCTGCCGATGCCGCTGCCCGGCCTCACGCTCGAGGACAAGCAGGCCATCAACCAGGCACTGCTCCAGAGCGGCGCCACCATCGGCGAGATGAACTGCGTGCGCCGCCACCTCTCCGCGATCAAGGGCGGTCGCCTGGCCGCTGCCTGCCATCCGGCGCGCGTGATCACGCTGCTGATGTCCGACGTGCCGGGCGACTCGCCCGTGGACATCGCCTCCGGGCCCACCGTGGCCGACCCCAGCACCTGCGCCGATGCACTCGCCATCGTGCGGCGCTACGGCATCGCACTGCCGCCGGCGGCACGCCGGCTGCTCGAGGAAGGCGACGCCGCCGAATCCATCAAGCCCGGCGACGCGCGCCTCGCACGCAGCGAAACCCGCATGGTTGCCACCCCGCAGATGGCGCTCGAGGCGGCCGCCGACGTCGCACGCAGGGCCGGATACGCCGCCCACATCCTCGGTGACGCCATCGAAGGCGAGGCCCGCGACGTGGGCAAGGTCCTCGCCGGCATCGCGCTGCAGACCGCCAACCGCGACCAGCCGTTCCGGACACCGTGCGTGCTGCTGTCGGGCGGCGAGACCACCGTCACGCTGCGCGGCACCGGCCGCGGCGGCCGCAACGTCGAATGCCTGCTCTCCCTGGCCCTCGCACTGCGCGGCCACCCCGAAATCCACGCACTCATGGGCGACACCGACGGCGTGGACGGCGCGGAAGACATCGCCGGCGCCATCGCCGGCCCGCAGACCCTCGATCGCGCCTGGGCCCTGGGCCTGCGCCCGGCCGACGAACTCGCCAACAACAACGGGCACGGCTTCTTCCAGGCATTGGGCGATTCGGTGATCACGGGCCCCACGCGCACGAACGTGAATGACTTTCGGGCGATCCTGGTGACGGATTGA
- the glxR gene encoding 2-hydroxy-3-oxopropionate reductase — MTDKPQKIGFVGLGIMGAPMAWQLIKAGHQLFVHTRGKIADQIAESSATKCVSARGVAERADIIFCMLPDTPDVESVLFGENGIAAGLSKGKIVVDMSSISPIATKDFAKRINALGCDYLDAPVSGGEVGAKNATLSIMVGGEDAVFERVKPLFELMGKNITLVGGNGDGQTAKVANQIIVALNIEAVGEALLFASRAGADPARVRQALMGGFASSKILEVHGERMIKRTFDPGFRIELHQKDLNLALSSARSLGVSLPNTAIAQQLFSSCVSYGGKAWDHSGMVRALEKMANFEIGQKA; from the coding sequence ATGACAGACAAACCACAGAAAATCGGCTTCGTCGGACTCGGCATCATGGGCGCGCCCATGGCATGGCAGCTCATCAAGGCGGGGCACCAGCTGTTCGTGCACACGCGCGGCAAGATCGCCGACCAGATCGCTGAATCGAGTGCCACCAAGTGCGTGAGCGCGCGCGGCGTGGCCGAGCGCGCGGACATCATCTTCTGCATGCTTCCCGATACGCCCGACGTGGAGAGCGTGCTGTTCGGCGAGAACGGCATCGCCGCGGGCCTCAGCAAGGGCAAGATCGTGGTGGACATGAGCTCCATCTCGCCGATCGCCACCAAGGACTTCGCCAAGCGCATCAATGCGCTCGGCTGCGACTACCTCGACGCACCGGTCTCGGGCGGCGAAGTGGGTGCCAAGAACGCCACGCTGTCGATCATGGTCGGAGGAGAGGATGCGGTGTTCGAACGCGTGAAGCCGCTCTTCGAACTCATGGGCAAGAACATCACGCTCGTGGGCGGCAACGGCGACGGCCAGACCGCCAAGGTGGCCAACCAGATCATCGTGGCGCTGAACATCGAAGCCGTGGGAGAAGCGCTGCTGTTCGCATCGCGCGCAGGTGCCGACCCGGCACGCGTGCGCCAGGCACTGATGGGCGGCTTTGCCTCCAGCAAGATCCTCGAAGTGCACGGCGAGCGCATGATCAAGCGCACCTTCGATCCGGGCTTCCGCATCGAGCTGCACCAGAAGGACCTGAACCTCGCGCTCAGCAGCGCACGCAGCCTGGGCGTCTCGCTGCCCAACACCGCCATCGCCCAACAGTTGTTCAGCAGCTGCGTGTCCTACGGCGGCAAGGCATGGGATCACTCCGGCATGGTTCGCGCACTGGAAAAGATGGCCAACTTCGAGATCGGACAGAAGGCATGA
- the hyi gene encoding hydroxypyruvate isomerase, with protein MPRFAANLSMMFNEVPFLDRFDLAAKAGFQAVEFMFPYAFSAKEIRTRLDSNGLALVLHNLPAGDWEAGERGIACQPEKAAQFREGVAKAIDYAGALGVKQLNCLAGKAPDGVSADALRATFLENLRFAADQLRGAGLDLLIEPVNTFDIPGFYLNRPVQAVALLEELDLPNAFLQYDLYHTQRMQGELASTLTKYLPLIRHVQIADNPGRNEPGTGEINYPFLFALLDRVGYTGWVGCEYKPATTTEAGLGWLHAFA; from the coding sequence ATGCCCCGTTTTGCCGCGAACCTCTCGATGATGTTCAACGAGGTGCCGTTCCTCGATCGCTTCGATCTGGCCGCCAAGGCCGGATTCCAGGCCGTGGAGTTCATGTTTCCCTATGCGTTCTCCGCCAAGGAAATCCGCACGCGCCTGGACAGCAATGGCCTTGCGCTCGTCCTGCACAACCTGCCCGCCGGCGACTGGGAAGCGGGTGAGCGCGGCATCGCCTGCCAGCCCGAAAAGGCTGCGCAGTTCCGCGAAGGCGTGGCCAAGGCCATCGACTACGCAGGCGCACTGGGCGTCAAGCAGCTCAACTGCCTGGCCGGCAAGGCACCCGATGGAGTGTCCGCCGACGCGCTGCGCGCCACGTTCCTCGAGAACCTGCGCTTTGCCGCCGACCAGCTACGCGGCGCGGGCCTCGACCTGCTGATCGAGCCGGTCAACACCTTCGACATCCCCGGCTTCTACCTGAACCGCCCGGTGCAGGCGGTGGCGCTGCTCGAAGAGCTCGACCTGCCCAACGCCTTCCTGCAGTACGACCTGTACCACACGCAGCGCATGCAGGGGGAGCTTGCCTCCACGCTGACCAAGTACCTGCCGCTGATCCGCCATGTGCAGATCGCGGACAACCCCGGCCGCAACGAGCCCGGTACCGGCGAGATCAACTACCCGTTCCTGTTCGCGCTGCTCGACCGCGTGGGATACACGGGCTGGGTGGGCTGCGAATACAAGCCCGCGACGACCACCGAAGCGGGCCTGGGCTGGCTGCATGCATTCGCGTGA
- the gcl gene encoding glyoxylate carboligase: MAKMKAAMAAVLVMEKEGITQAFGVPGAAINPLYAALRERMSIAHVLARHVEGASHMAEGYTRAKAGNIGVCIGTSGPAGTDMITGLYSASADSIPILCITGQAPRARLYKEDFQAVDIESIAKPVTKWAVTVREPAQVPRVLQQAFHLMRSGRPGPVLVDLPFDVQMAEIEFDIDTYEPLPVYKPAATRKQIEKALDMLAAADKPLIVAGGGIINADASGLLVELAELTGVPVIPTLMGWGTIPDDHPLMAGMCGLQTSHRYGNASMLASDFVLGIGNRWANRHTGSVEVYTQGRKFVHVDIEPTQIGRVFNPDLGIVSDAKAALELFVQVARERKQAGELRDYSTWAARCAERKSLMQRRTNYDNVPIKPQRVYAEMNAVFGKDTVFVSTIGLSQIAGAQFLHVYGPRQWINCGQAGPLGWTIPAALGVVAADPNKTVVGLSGDYDFQFLMEELAVGAQFNLPYVQVLVNNSYLGLIRQSQRGFDMDYCVQLAFENDNVTDPDLKAYGVDHGQVVRGLGCKALRVTDPAKLQDALREAQSLAREHRVPVVVEVILERVTNIAMGTEIDKVVEFEDIDCRHPQGTEGLVAAGLLD; this comes from the coding sequence ATGGCGAAGATGAAGGCCGCGATGGCCGCAGTGCTGGTAATGGAGAAGGAAGGCATCACGCAGGCATTCGGCGTGCCCGGCGCCGCGATCAACCCGCTGTATGCCGCCTTGCGCGAACGCATGTCGATCGCCCACGTGCTGGCACGCCATGTCGAGGGCGCCTCGCACATGGCCGAGGGCTACACCCGCGCCAAGGCCGGCAACATCGGCGTGTGCATCGGCACCAGCGGCCCGGCGGGCACCGACATGATCACGGGCCTGTATTCCGCCAGCGCGGACAGCATCCCGATTCTCTGCATCACCGGCCAGGCGCCACGCGCCCGCCTGTACAAGGAGGATTTCCAGGCCGTGGACATCGAGTCCATCGCCAAGCCCGTGACCAAGTGGGCCGTCACCGTGCGCGAGCCTGCACAGGTGCCGCGCGTGCTGCAGCAGGCCTTCCACCTGATGCGCTCGGGCCGCCCGGGACCGGTGCTCGTGGACCTGCCGTTCGACGTGCAGATGGCCGAGATCGAGTTCGACATCGACACCTACGAGCCCCTGCCGGTCTACAAGCCAGCCGCCACGCGCAAGCAGATCGAGAAGGCACTGGACATGCTGGCCGCAGCCGACAAGCCGCTGATCGTGGCCGGTGGCGGCATCATCAATGCCGACGCATCCGGACTGCTGGTCGAGCTGGCCGAACTCACCGGCGTGCCCGTGATCCCCACGCTCATGGGCTGGGGCACGATTCCCGATGACCACCCGCTCATGGCCGGCATGTGCGGCCTGCAGACCAGCCACCGCTATGGCAATGCCAGCATGCTGGCGAGCGACTTCGTGCTCGGTATCGGCAACCGCTGGGCCAACCGCCACACGGGTTCGGTCGAGGTCTACACCCAGGGCCGCAAGTTCGTGCACGTGGACATCGAGCCCACGCAGATCGGCCGCGTGTTCAACCCGGACCTGGGCATCGTCTCCGACGCCAAGGCCGCACTCGAGCTCTTCGTGCAGGTGGCACGCGAACGCAAGCAGGCCGGCGAACTCCGGGACTACTCCACCTGGGCCGCACGCTGCGCCGAGCGCAAGTCGCTGATGCAGCGCCGCACGAACTACGACAACGTGCCGATCAAGCCCCAGCGCGTCTATGCCGAAATGAACGCGGTGTTCGGCAAGGACACGGTCTTTGTCTCCACCATCGGCCTCTCGCAGATCGCCGGCGCGCAGTTCCTGCACGTCTACGGCCCGCGCCAGTGGATCAACTGCGGCCAGGCCGGCCCGCTCGGCTGGACGATCCCCGCCGCCCTGGGTGTGGTCGCCGCCGATCCGAACAAGACCGTGGTCGGCCTCTCGGGCGACTATGACTTCCAGTTCCTCATGGAAGAGCTGGCCGTGGGTGCGCAGTTCAACCTGCCCTACGTGCAGGTGCTGGTGAACAACAGCTACCTGGGCCTGATCCGCCAGTCGCAGCGCGGCTTCGACATGGACTACTGCGTGCAGCTTGCCTTCGAGAACGACAACGTGACGGACCCCGACCTCAAGGCCTACGGCGTGGACCACGGACAGGTGGTGCGCGGCCTCGGCTGCAAGGCCCTGCGCGTGACCGATCCGGCCAAGCTGCAGGACGCGCTGCGCGAGGCGCAATCGCTGGCACGCGAACACCGCGTTCCGGTCGTGGTGGAGGTGATCCTCGAGCGTGTGACCAACATCGCGATGGGCACCGAAATCGACAAGGTCGTCGAGTTCGAGGACATCGACTGCCGCCACCCGCAGGGCACCGAAGGACTCGTGGCCGCCGGCCTGCTGGATTGA
- a CDS encoding LysR family transcriptional regulator, with protein MDRIQALLLFTRVVDLGSFSRAAAELGMGQPSATKQIARMEKELGARLLHRSTHGVTPTEVGKLYYDKCKLIVHHDEEARSVASLMQSQVQGVLRISTSIAFGRRVLAPMVSNFMRTHPLLRVDLSFDDRYVNLVEQGVDVAIRMGRLADSSLGATYLGVSPWVVVASPNYLREHGAPTQPADLAAHDALVYSTVQGDAIWHFSTAHESTQAIAVNGRLRSNNLSVLLAAARDGFGIAVLPHYVAHDGLRTGELVPVLDGWNLPTQEIHAVFPSPRLVPAKVQELVAWLKSEFTDDWWRPARR; from the coding sequence ATGGACCGAATACAAGCGCTTCTTCTGTTCACCCGCGTCGTCGACCTGGGCTCGTTCAGCCGTGCCGCGGCCGAACTGGGCATGGGGCAGCCCTCGGCCACCAAGCAGATCGCCCGCATGGAAAAGGAACTGGGTGCGCGCCTGCTGCACCGCTCCACGCATGGCGTGACACCCACCGAGGTGGGCAAGCTCTACTATGACAAGTGCAAGCTCATCGTGCACCATGACGAGGAGGCGCGTTCGGTCGCGTCCCTCATGCAGTCGCAGGTGCAGGGCGTCCTGCGCATCAGCACCTCGATCGCGTTCGGCCGGCGGGTGCTGGCGCCGATGGTGAGCAACTTCATGCGCACGCACCCCCTGTTGCGCGTGGACCTGAGCTTTGACGACCGCTACGTGAACCTGGTGGAGCAGGGCGTGGATGTCGCCATCCGCATGGGCCGGCTGGCCGACTCATCGCTTGGCGCCACCTACCTGGGCGTGAGCCCGTGGGTCGTGGTGGCCTCGCCGAACTATCTGCGCGAGCATGGAGCGCCCACGCAACCCGCCGATCTTGCGGCCCACGATGCGCTGGTCTACAGCACGGTGCAGGGCGATGCGATCTGGCATTTCAGTACCGCGCACGAGAGCACGCAGGCGATTGCGGTGAATGGCCGCCTGCGCTCCAACAATCTCTCTGTATTGCTGGCGGCAGCGCGCGACGGCTTCGGCATCGCCGTGCTTCCGCACTACGTCGCGCACGATGGCCTGCGCACCGGTGAGCTCGTGCCGGTGCTCGATGGCTGGAACCTGCCCACGCAGGAGATCCATGCGGTGTTCCCCTCGCCGCGCCTCGTGCCCGCGAAGGTGCAGGAACTGGTGGCCTGGCTCAAGAGCGAGTTCACCGACGACTGGTGGCGTCCCGCGCGGCGCTGA
- a CDS encoding tetratricopeptide repeat protein: MSDGHSRNRQGRQVADDHEDEASSGWNIPPFWQKLNSFFLFPLQMEPMIYASVLSLCGFLLMGGFFFALVAGIGLMLAVSRYAFKVAALASRGITDSADYRSDMMDDAWKALPWKFFGVLLVHGFVIGWTAGISPALGAVANLLSSLALPATLMVLINTCSLRAAINPFELLGTIAGIGKSYLLLCLFLFLLMQGVPMALGLLLPIVPRFVLAPLITFVMIYFSWVMAAMIGYVMYQHHAALDIDPVKAPDSAPVEPEDPAAAEARRRDAMVARLVQDGDMKSALDNAREWQRTGWDNAADQRRYHRLLKLTDRTDHLAQHAQRFIPLLVQQQRESEALEVWGSCYKRAPQFTLDSADHTLALARFAWKGMQSGHVLALLQGFEKQHPGHDRTPEALELIVRALKQGANKPDQALRVFMRMKTRYPDHPGTQEAEWILRDDLQKVLGQDPAKASGTPAATAP; encoded by the coding sequence ATGAGCGACGGGCATTCGCGCAACAGACAGGGCAGGCAGGTCGCAGACGACCACGAGGACGAAGCATCGTCCGGCTGGAACATTCCGCCGTTCTGGCAGAAGCTCAACAGCTTCTTCCTGTTCCCGCTGCAGATGGAGCCGATGATCTACGCCTCCGTCCTGTCGCTGTGCGGCTTCCTGCTGATGGGCGGTTTCTTCTTCGCACTGGTGGCCGGCATCGGACTGATGCTGGCCGTGAGCCGCTATGCATTCAAGGTGGCCGCGCTGGCCTCGCGCGGCATCACCGACAGCGCGGACTACCGCTCCGACATGATGGACGACGCCTGGAAGGCGCTGCCCTGGAAGTTCTTCGGCGTGCTGCTGGTGCACGGCTTCGTGATCGGCTGGACGGCCGGCATCAGCCCCGCCCTGGGTGCCGTCGCCAACCTGCTGTCGTCACTGGCCCTCCCGGCGACGCTGATGGTGCTGATCAACACCTGCAGCCTGCGCGCTGCCATCAACCCCTTCGAGCTGCTCGGCACGATCGCCGGCATCGGCAAGTCGTACCTGCTGCTCTGCCTGTTCCTGTTCCTGCTGATGCAGGGCGTGCCCATGGCGCTCGGGCTGCTGCTGCCCATCGTTCCCCGGTTCGTGCTCGCGCCGCTGATCACCTTCGTGATGATCTACTTCAGCTGGGTGATGGCCGCGATGATCGGCTATGTGATGTACCAGCACCATGCGGCGCTCGACATCGATCCGGTGAAGGCGCCCGACTCCGCTCCGGTGGAGCCCGAGGATCCCGCCGCCGCCGAGGCCAGGCGCCGCGACGCCATGGTGGCCCGGCTCGTGCAGGACGGCGACATGAAGTCCGCGCTCGACAACGCGCGGGAGTGGCAGCGCACCGGCTGGGACAACGCCGCCGACCAGCGCCGCTACCACCGCCTGCTCAAGCTGACCGATCGCACCGACCACCTCGCGCAGCATGCGCAGCGCTTCATTCCGCTGCTGGTCCAGCAGCAGCGCGAAAGCGAGGCTCTCGAAGTCTGGGGCAGTTGCTACAAGCGGGCACCGCAGTTCACGCTCGACTCCGCGGACCATACGCTGGCGCTCGCGCGCTTTGCGTGGAAGGGAATGCAGTCGGGCCACGTGCTGGCGCTCTTGCAGGGCTTCGAGAAACAGCATCCCGGTCACGACCGCACGCCCGAGGCGCTTGAGCTCATCGTCCGTGCGCTCAAGCAGGGCGCGAACAAACCCGATCAGGCGCTGCGCGTCTTCATGCGCATGAAGACACGCTATCCCGACCATCCCGGCACCCAGGAGGCCGAGTGGATCCTGCGCGATGATCTGCAGAAGGTGTTGGGGCAGGACCCGGCCAAGGCCTCAGGCACGCCTGCCGCCACCGCGCCCTGA
- a CDS encoding rhomboid family intramembrane serine protease — MFIAIPLENKPSWKSPPWMTVLLIVINCMVYFGWQQSEERAVARAAEGYARTALPAIELPLFVAHLEEASRRGDRRIAAPLARAARQMLKGKQYAQLYELMWQEGRFRQQLLSGEAIDADTPRYEEWSAARARFAPLEPRAFTSRWAMSYESGAGVQPVQALTSTFLHGSVGHLLGNMVFLFLFGFTLEMALGAFVYLAFYLLCGFGASLFAGLFYDGMGGLGLGASGAIAGLMAMYAVMYRMRRIRFFYMLAFYFNYAQWPALVMLPVWMGFELVQHVIGGAQVAYMAHFGGLLTGAVLMGIYMQLQKVETPVDVEGEARKAADAHRQLVDEAVRRARKHTDALTFDRAARAWREAARLAPADLKILRAWFESARHEPAGEDFHAAARGIFKLSGRTEQERELQHRSWRTYCERAQPVPRISDNTLHALARNFVRQGEFADAQALCRMLEKSAIARPHPHWSGTLALLANGLARSGRMDEARTWLPALQRDAPQEAITRWLADSRP; from the coding sequence ATGTTCATCGCCATCCCCCTGGAAAACAAGCCATCCTGGAAGTCGCCGCCCTGGATGACGGTGCTGCTCATCGTGATCAACTGCATGGTCTATTTCGGATGGCAGCAATCCGAGGAGAGGGCCGTGGCACGCGCTGCGGAAGGCTACGCAAGGACGGCATTGCCCGCCATCGAGCTGCCGCTGTTCGTCGCCCACCTCGAGGAAGCAAGCCGGCGCGGGGACCGGCGCATCGCGGCGCCGCTGGCGCGCGCGGCCCGACAGATGCTCAAGGGCAAGCAGTACGCGCAGCTCTATGAGCTGATGTGGCAGGAAGGCCGCTTTCGGCAGCAACTCCTCTCGGGCGAGGCCATCGACGCCGACACTCCGCGGTACGAGGAATGGAGCGCCGCCCGCGCACGTTTTGCTCCGCTCGAGCCCCGGGCCTTCACCAGCCGCTGGGCCATGAGCTACGAGAGCGGCGCGGGAGTGCAGCCCGTACAGGCGCTCACCTCCACCTTCCTGCATGGCAGTGTCGGGCATCTGCTCGGCAACATGGTGTTCCTGTTCCTGTTCGGCTTCACGCTGGAGATGGCGCTCGGCGCGTTCGTCTATCTCGCCTTCTACCTGCTATGCGGTTTCGGGGCCTCGCTGTTTGCCGGGCTGTTCTACGACGGCATGGGCGGCCTCGGCCTCGGTGCCTCGGGCGCGATCGCGGGCCTGATGGCGATGTACGCGGTGATGTACCGCATGCGGCGCATCCGCTTCTTCTACATGCTGGCGTTCTACTTCAACTACGCCCAGTGGCCCGCGCTGGTCATGCTGCCGGTGTGGATGGGGTTCGAGTTGGTCCAGCATGTCATCGGCGGCGCGCAGGTGGCCTACATGGCGCACTTTGGCGGCCTGCTCACGGGCGCCGTGCTCATGGGCATCTACATGCAGTTGCAGAAGGTGGAGACCCCGGTCGATGTGGAAGGCGAAGCAAGAAAGGCTGCCGATGCGCATCGCCAGCTCGTCGACGAAGCGGTACGCCGCGCCCGGAAGCACACCGATGCGCTGACCTTCGACCGCGCCGCGAGGGCCTGGCGCGAGGCAGCACGGCTCGCACCCGCCGACCTGAAGATCCTGCGTGCCTGGTTCGAGAGCGCGCGCCACGAACCGGCCGGCGAGGACTTCCATGCCGCCGCGCGCGGCATTTTCAAGCTGTCGGGACGCACCGAGCAGGAACGCGAACTGCAGCACCGCAGCTGGCGCACCTACTGCGAACGCGCGCAGCCCGTGCCACGCATCTCGGACAACACCCTGCACGCACTGGCCCGCAACTTTGTGCGACAGGGCGAATTCGCCGATGCGCAGGCGCTGTGCCGCATGCTGGAGAAATCGGCCATCGCGCGCCCGCATCCGCATTGGAGCGGAACGCTTGCGCTGCTGGCCAATGGCCTGGCCCGATCCGGCAGGATGGACGAAGCGCGGACCTGGCTGCCCGCGCTGCAGCGCGATGCGCCGCAGGAGGCGATCACGCGCTGGCTAGCCGATTCGCGGCCATGA